From a region of the Apibacter sp. B3706 genome:
- a CDS encoding thioredoxin family protein: MVQELQEDNLSEIIKESPIVLVQYAASWCGNCKIMKPKFKKIGEENSTIPFLIVDAEKFPESRKLANVTNLPTFASFKDGKLVNQIQTNKIEPLQELVNEVTHN, encoded by the coding sequence ATGGTACAAGAATTACAAGAAGATAATTTAAGTGAAATTATCAAAGAATCTCCGATCGTTCTCGTTCAGTATGCTGCTTCATGGTGTGGAAACTGTAAAATTATGAAGCCGAAATTTAAAAAAATTGGCGAAGAAAACAGCACCATACCTTTTTTAATTGTCGATGCGGAAAAATTTCCTGAATCCAGAAAATTAGCAAATGTGACCAACTTACCGACTTTTGCTTCTTTTAAAGATGGAAAGCTGGTTAATCAAATACAAACAAATAAAATAGAACCTTTACAAGAATTAGTAAATGAAGTTACCCATAATTAA
- a CDS encoding peroxiredoxin has product MSIVGKKFPNISIDAMDHMGDDLKINIFEEATKKNKKVLLFWYPKDFTFVCPTELHAFQQALPEFEKRNTIVIGASCDTNEVHFAWLNTPKDNGGIEGVTYPILADTTRNLSNILGILDIESSEYDEDYETVILKGSNVAYRATFLIDEEGKVFHESINDMPLGRNVQEYLRLIDAYTHVQKFGEVCPANWEEGKDAMNANRKGVSDYLSSH; this is encoded by the coding sequence ATGTCAATAGTAGGTAAAAAATTTCCAAACATTTCAATAGATGCCATGGATCACATGGGGGATGATTTAAAGATCAATATTTTTGAGGAGGCAACTAAAAAAAATAAAAAGGTTTTATTATTTTGGTATCCTAAAGATTTTACTTTCGTTTGTCCTACGGAACTTCATGCTTTTCAACAAGCACTACCTGAATTTGAAAAAAGAAATACTATAGTTATAGGAGCTTCATGTGATACTAACGAAGTACACTTTGCCTGGTTAAATACCCCTAAAGATAATGGCGGTATAGAAGGAGTTACTTATCCAATCTTAGCAGATACAACACGTAATCTTTCTAATATTTTAGGAATTTTAGATATTGAATCTTCCGAATATGATGAAGATTATGAAACTGTGATATTGAAAGGATCCAATGTTGCATACAGAGCAACCTTTTTAATTGATGAAGAGGGAAAAGTTTTCCATGAAAGTATTAATGACATGCCATTAGGAAGAAATGTTCAAGAATATTTACGCCTTATAGATGCCTATACTCATGTTCAAAAATTCGGTGAAGTATGTCCGGCTAACTGGGAAGAAGGAAAAGATGCGATGAATGCCAATCGTAAAGGAGTATCGGATTATTTATCTTCTCATTAA
- a CDS encoding 7-carboxy-7-deazaguanine synthase QueE: MEDSITMDLESGLSLPIMEHFYTIQGEGRYTGTAAYFIRIGGCDVGCHWCDVKESWNPSIHPVSSVDKIAETAASQSKTIVLTGGEPLMWNLEPLTSRLKNLGCRIHIETSGAYPLSGHIDWICLSPKKTALPLESVYAKANELKVIVYNNHDFIFAEEQASKVNDNAILYLQPEWSNRNKVTPKIIDYVMKNPKWQVSLQTHKYLNIP, encoded by the coding sequence ATGGAAGATAGTATAACTATGGATTTAGAATCCGGTCTATCATTACCTATTATGGAGCATTTTTACACCATTCAAGGGGAAGGTAGATATACCGGTACGGCTGCATACTTTATAAGAATAGGCGGTTGTGATGTAGGATGTCATTGGTGTGATGTAAAAGAAAGTTGGAATCCTTCTATTCATCCGGTTAGCTCTGTAGATAAAATTGCCGAAACAGCTGCTTCCCAATCGAAAACCATTGTTTTAACCGGAGGGGAACCTTTAATGTGGAATTTAGAGCCCTTAACGTCCAGACTAAAAAATTTAGGTTGCCGAATACATATCGAAACTTCGGGAGCTTATCCTCTATCGGGACATATTGATTGGATCTGTTTGTCTCCTAAAAAAACAGCCCTTCCTCTCGAAAGTGTGTATGCAAAAGCAAACGAATTAAAAGTAATTGTTTATAATAATCATGACTTTATTTTTGCGGAAGAACAGGCTTCTAAAGTAAATGATAATGCCATTTTATATTTACAACCTGAGTGGAGTAATAGGAATAAAGTTACTCCAAAAATCATTGATTATGTGATGAAAAACCCTAAATGGCAAGTTTCTTTACAAACTCATAAATATTTAAACATTCCTTAA
- the nadD gene encoding nicotinate (nicotinamide) nucleotide adenylyltransferase has product MKVGLFFGSFNPIHIGHLIIANYIIENSNLTQIWFVVTPQNPFKNKSTLLKDHHRLEMVNLAIEKYPHFRSSSVEFTLPKPSYTIDTLVVLKEKYPSYDFVLLMGEDNLNSFHKWKNYDQILKYHSLFVYPRINSIQKEQTMDHPHIHKISAPIIEISSTLIRSMIKEHKNVRPMLPPEVYHYIDGSNLYK; this is encoded by the coding sequence ATGAAAGTTGGTTTATTTTTCGGATCATTTAATCCTATTCATATAGGACATTTAATCATTGCAAATTATATCATTGAAAATTCAAACCTTACCCAAATCTGGTTTGTTGTAACTCCGCAAAACCCTTTCAAAAATAAATCTACTCTGTTAAAAGATCATCACAGATTGGAAATGGTAAACCTTGCCATTGAAAAATACCCTCATTTCAGATCTTCTTCAGTTGAATTTACTTTACCCAAACCTTCCTATACCATTGATACGTTGGTTGTACTTAAAGAAAAATATCCATCCTATGATTTTGTTTTACTAATGGGAGAAGATAATTTGAATTCATTTCATAAATGGAAAAATTATGATCAAATTTTAAAATATCATTCATTATTTGTTTATCCTCGAATTAACAGTATTCAGAAGGAACAAACTATGGACCATCCACATATTCATAAAATTTCCGCTCCTATCATTGAAATTTCTTCTACCTTAATACGCTCCATGATTAAAGAACATAAAAATGTTCGTCCCATGCTTCCTCCGGAAGTCTACCATTATATTGATGGCAGCAATCTTTATAAATAA